The sequence CAAGTATGATGACACGTGGAAAGACGTCTTTGTAGTTAGCATGTCGGCACAAATaccccaacactgaaaataagCTGTCAGCCATGAATGAAACTATTCAGtccaacatcagtgaaaccactGTTGTGAATCTGACCAgattccctcaaaatattttaccaAGTTATCTAGACCTTCACTCGTTCTGATCAGAAATGTAAATATAATGTGTGTGTCCCAAATGAACTACGACTCATCAAACCACATGATGTTAAGCTCTACTTAAAATACAACCAAGGAAGGAAGCATTTGGAATAACAACTGTATTGGAAATCTTCATAGAAGAATAAATACAGTAATTATGACTTACTTCCTGTGCCAATACAGAAGCATCCCATAAGCAACATCCATTGGGTAAAGGGAAAATTCAGGCACAGATTCTCACACACATTTCTCCAGTCTAGGAGGGAAATATCACCCGGAGAAAATACAAAGAAAGTAGCGACCCGGAGGCATTCACTCAAGCTCCCAACTCTGTTGAGACTCCAACAGCTTCTGATGCTGCATGAAAAAGTCCCGAAAtctatagacaatagacaatagctACTGGAatcggccattcggcccttctagCCAGCACccccattcgttatgatcatggctgatcatccacagtcagtatcctgttcctgccttctccccataaccctggattccactgtctttaagaactaatatctatctctttcttcaaagcatccagagagttggcctccactgccttcttgggcagagcattccatatatccaccactctctggctaaagaagtttctcctcaactctgttctaaatggcctagcccttatttttaaactgtgtcctctggttctggactcacccgtcagcggaaacatgcttcctgcctccaaagtCTCCAATCCCTGAATAaacttatacgcctcaatcagatgcCCTCTCATCATTCTcagctcaagtgtatacaagcacagtcgctccaatctttcaacatccgatagtcccgccattctgggaattgacctcgtgagcctacactgcactccctcaatagcaacaatgtccttcctcaaatttggagaccaaaactgcacacaaaactccaggtgcactctcaccagggccctgtacagctgcagaaggacctctttgctccgatactcaattcctcttgttatgaaggccagcatgtaattagctttcttcactgcctgctgtacctgcatgcttgctttcattggctaaTTGACAAGAACACCTAggtctcgttgtacttcccctttacggAAATTGACTCCATGGAGgtcgtaatctgccttcctgttcttgccaccaaagtgtataactgcacatttatccacattaaactgcatctgccatgcatccgtccactcaaccagcttgtccaaatcaccctgtattctcaaaacatcctcctcacatttcacactgctacccaactttgtgtcatctgcaaatttgctaatattactttaaatgccttcatctatatcattaatatatatcgtaaacagctgcggtcccaacaccgaaTCTTGTGGTACctcactggtcactgcctgtcattccgaaagggacctgtttatcactactctttgcttcctgtcagccagccaattttcagtccaactcagtattttgcccccaataccatgtgccctaattttgttcaccaatctccgatgtgggactttatcaaaggctttctgaaagtacaTCCACTGTTTCTCCCTTAACCCTCTTCAGAGATACATTCTCCAAAAAAtgcagaagattagtcaagcacgatttccccttcgtaaatccatgctgactctgacctattctgttcctgctatccaaatgaattgtaatttcatcttttataattgactccagcatctttcccaccactgacgtcaggctaaccggtctatcaTTTCCTcttttccctctccctcctttcttgaaaagtgcgACAACATTTGCCAGCCTCCAattcacaggaactgatcctgaatctatagaccCTTGGAACATAATTACCAACGAGTCCACAATTTCTGGAGCCACCTCCTGAAGTACCGTGGGATGCacaccatcaggtcccggggacttatcggccttcagaccgaacagtctatccaacaccttTTCCTGCCTAAGagaaatacccttcagttcgtccattaccctaggtccttcagccactattgcatctgggagatttcttgtgtcttccctagtgaagacagatctaaagtacctattcaattcttcctccatttccttgttccccgtgttcaattcacccgtttctgacttcaagggcccaattttagtctgaaccatttttttttcttttcacatcgctaaaaaagcttttactatcctcctttatatttttggccagttttctttcatagctcattttttcacTGTTTATTGCCTTTTTACTTATcggctgttgctctttaaaagcttcccagtcctcccgcttcccactcatcttagctatgttatacttctctctTATCTTTATGCAGTCCTTAACTTGACTCGTCAGCCATgagctgatcctgcaccttctgcattatatccagaaatacctgccactgttgttccactgccatccgtGCGAGGGGATTGTActattgaactttggccagctcctcccatATAGCTGCATAGTTCCCTTCATTCAACTCAATGCTGACACATCCGGAACGGACCCCACCTCTTCAggctttatttttttcaaaatccaaGACTTTATCACCTGTTTACTAAAAAGGGTCTTGATGAGCCAGCTCCAAACCTCTGCCTTACAATGTCTCCGAGAGCacacaggacaaaataacctcttcaaATGACAGCACACCATTCAGTACACCACCGCCGAAACCGCTCAGTTCACACTCACGGAAACTAATGAGTGCACCATCCTTGAAAGCACCCCGGCACCATCACTGAAACTGCGCAATACCCCAGTATTGATACATCCTGGCTGTCAATTAGCTGAGTCGGCTGGGCAGTTGTTTTGCGATGCAGATTGATGGCAGCAGCACGCGTCGAGCCCGTGCAGTGCCTGCGACCACCTTGCCGATCCTGCCTTCTCAAGCTTCcgtcttgcctgaggcatggtgacccgcTGGTTAAGCTGACAACCAGTTTTCCCTCACTGTATTGCAGGCACTTTCCGCCCGAACTGTGTGAGCCGGCACTGCACGCACACCTAGTTTGAAGGCAAGACAGCAGAGTAACATTTCTGTCTTTTGCAATGATGTGTTCAATGATTGCAATTCTCTGGTTTTGCGAGACTGTGTCGAGGCACAGAAGCAAACATGTTGGTGCTGATAACACACATCCATATCCCGACATGATGTTGCATGGTGTGcattgaggaagtgctgcaccatGAGCAGACAAACGGAAGTCGCTGCTGCATGCAATATTCACAGATCTGCTGCACAGACATTAGTTTTGCGTCACAAGGATTTTTAGGGCTCCCGTTCCGTCTTTCGTGACATGGTCAAGGTGCTTCCGCTAAGTCGTTGGTTTGCGCTCAGTGGACAGATGGCCACCGGGTCAAAGCAGGATGAGTTTGCAGCTGCATGACACCTTCACTTTCTGGCTGTGTGTATAATGCTGTTCCCTTTTGAACAGTCTCACGTTGCCGCGATACGCAGCACCCTCCCTGACATGACCCAGCACCAACGGCAGCTGCTTTGGGCCTGGCCTCAGACATTTCCATTCCCATTGAGCACTTGTGCTTTTCAGCAAAATGGAAGCTACAAATGGCAGCTCTTTCAGACGTGCGTTCTGTGAGTCTAACTGAGTCTGCACCTGCCCACTTATCCCCCGAGCTGcaaggatatctggtcaataGGTCAGCATTTCCGGGGAACCGACACTTTCCCATTCACATCCAGCCTTCCGCGGATTATCGTCTCCCCACTGATATATTCAGCTGTCCCCCAGGGCCTTTTCACTTTTCTCATCACCATTATGTTCGTAGCCCTTCTCCCGCAGCACTGGCAACCGAATACCCGCCACCTAACCTTGACTTTCTGTGGATGGACACCTCACATTGACCGTGGTGCACCACTTCAGCTGCTTCGCTGTGCAGCCCTGATCAATGAGTGACCAGAACCCTGACTGATACTTCTGCAGCTCTGCTACTCTGTTCCTGTGTCTCGCTGGACTGATTGCAATGGATCCACGCGGCTGACCATAGCCAACTCTCCAGGCTGCACTGCTATGGGCCACCGAACCGTCAGCACTCTAAGCGTCTCACACCTtgcccaagcccctggactgatatcATAGACAGCCCAGAACTTTACAAATCCCAAAGGCGTTATTCATGTCGCCAGATTGCACACATTCCAATTATACCGTTTTGGTACTGCAACGCATTCTTTGCCTTGCATCACAGCGGCATCCACTAGCTCCCTCAGGCTTCATTCTGccttatttatttacttttattgTAAATAATCAACACTGCTGTTCCCGATAAGCTCATTATAACACTGCAGTGAAGTTTTCTAATATTCACGAAGCCTTACAATCCCTGAAACATCTGTTCAATTTAAACAGTGGTGAACAAAATACTCAACGTCCCCATTTGACTGGAATGTCACCATTTATTTAACCGTGTGTTTGGGGGTTTGGTGGTTGTACAATGTGGGTGGGTGTAATGGTGCACAGCGCTCAATTCCCATGGGCTCTCTGCCCGCTCTCACGCAATCTTCCATTGCTAATTTTCATGAGACTGCCCAAGTCAGAAAAGCAGCTCGTCGCTCTCACCAAACTCCGTCATTCACCAAACTCCAAGGTCCAGATCGTGTTGCAAGTTGCACTCAGTGACCAGCTGCCTTCCAATCTCATTGATTTCCAGAAACTGCGACGAAAATCATTCGTGGGTGGGAGCCTGAGACTTGCTTGCTGGCCTGGCCATGTCCAAGATTCAGACGCGACCAGAAAAGCTGCAAActgatcatagaacataaaacatagaacattacagcacagtacaggcccttcggacctcgatgttgtgcagacctgtcataccgatcttcagcccatctaaccgacactattccatgtacgtccatatgcttgtccaatgacgacttaaatgtacctaaagttggcgaatctactgccgttgcaggcaaagcgttcctttccctaactactctctgagtaaacaatctacctctgacatctgtcccatatctttcacccctcaatttcaagctctgacccctcgtgctcgccgtcaccatcctaggaaaaaggctctccctatccaccctatctaactctctgattagtTGATATGTttgaattaagtcacctctcaaccgtcttctctctgatgaaaacagcctcaagtccctcagccttacctcgtaagaccttccctccataccaggcaacatcctagtaaatctcgtctgcaccctttccagagcttccacctccttcttacaatgcggtgaccagaactgttcacaaacTGCACTGTAAAGTTCGTTGTGTATATTCAGACGCTGTGACACGACTGTGCAGCAAGTAGGACTGCAACTCAGGCCTCCTTACTCAGAGCTAGGGACATTCCCACCACATCACCAAAGCGCTGAACTTTCCATTTGATGCTGCTTGTGGAAGAGAAGGCGCTGGAGATCCTGTGAATTCACCCGTTTCACCAGTTGGTGGAGCCTCTGGAACACAGTCCTCGGGAACTGCGCGACTGTGCAAAGGGGATCGTTCCAAGCGCCTCTCACACACTTCTTGCTCGCTGCATCCTGTCACCCGCACCCCCCAACAAGCACCAAACCAACTCAGCGCTCGAACGCTGTCAGCAAGGCACTTAACAACTTCGAATCATACGTTCAACATCAGAAACACGATCCAAGAGGCAGATTTTTATGTTCAAAATGTATTCGAAGAAAGGCACGCACTATTTGGGAGGAGACAATGGCGAATGTGCAAAgagggcagaggtggaggaatgcCCAGAATGTCTGAGGGTTGAAGGGAGCCCaaacagggagaaagaaaagtggGTTCGGGACCAGAAGGAGTGTCCGAACATGGAGGGGTGCGCGGGTCGACCGGGATTTGCGAAATCCCGGCTATGAAGTGAATGGGGAAAGCTGGATGTGGGTAATGGGTTGGCAAAGGGGTGACCATTCAGGAGAAGATGCGGTTGAAGCAGGGACTGCCCAGTTGAGAAAAGGCCTGAAACAGCTGACGATGTAAAATGGGGTGGTGGTTAGGAGGAGTGGGCGGTGTTGGAGAACCTTGGACTGATTGCAAGTGGCGAGCTAAGCAAAGAATCAGGTGTTGGCGCTCGGCAAAGGTGCAGGTCCCACCTCTCCTCCCCGGCCCAGGGGCACAGGGCGGCGGCTGGTTCCTCCCCTCTCCGGCTTGCTCCATTCTGGGCGGTTCCTTGTCAACAGACAGCCCCTTGGCCAACCCAGACTCACACGGACATAAAAGCAGCCGAGTCCGTCCTCAGCTCCACCGAGCCGTTCACTTTCTgtctgtgctctctctctctctctctctctctgcgagTCTGTGTCTACGTCGTGAAAAACCTCGAAATGACATCGAAAATCATCAGCAGCACCACCAGCAGCACCTCCCGCAGCAGCAGGAGCCGAGGGGGAGGCCCAATTGGCGGAGCAGCCGGGTTTTCCACTGGACTGATCCTGTCGGGAAGCGGAGGGGGTGTTCGGGGACCCAGGAGCTCCCAAAGTGTCATCCTGAGACCGACACAGTCCGTCTCAAGCGCCCGAATCTCCCGAGGCTCGGCGTTGGGCTCCAGCAAATATGGTGGCGGCGGTGGATCGAGCTTCAGCCGAATAAGTGTCGGTGCGGCTGGTTTAGGCTCAATGGGCTACCGGGGATATGGGGGAGGTATGTCTCAAGGTCTGATCCAGAGAACCGCTGCCCTGGACCTGAGCACCCCTTTGCCTCAAATCGATACCACCCAGCGGGCTATCCGAGTGGAGGAGAGCAAGCAGCTTCAGGGACTCAATAACCAGTTCGCGGACTTCGTTGGCAAGGTAATGTTCAGTGCTGCCCAGGCGGGTGGGTTTGTCAAATGCGTCCTCCGTGTCGTTTTCTCTCGTGCCTTGTGGTGTCCGTCGCAACGTCTAActatctgtctctccatctcaccCCGCCAGGTTCGGTATTTGGAAAGGATCAATACTGAGCTGAATATCAAACTGAAACTTCTGCAGGATCAAGGCGAATACAAATCCAACATCGAGAGCATGTTCCAGGTCTACATTGACAATCTGAAGAAACAACTGGAGGCACTTGGCCAGGAGAAGCTGAGGTTCGAGGCAGACCTGGTCCAAATGCAAGCTCTGGTCGAGGACTATAAGGGCAAGTAAGTGAGCTGCAGCTGAGTTTAGTCACGGGTTGCTTCGGAGGCGGGTTCGTGTCCGAACCAAACAGAAATACCAGGGACAGAATGAGTTCGCTTTGCCAAACCGGTAGAATGACAGCTGACGGAATTGTCCGCAGCATTGCCATGTAGACCGAACCGAACTGCACAGGGCTGTGCCGCTTCTCGTCTGCGCGCTCGTTTGATTGAAGTGGGAGCACGACTGATGCTTCCGACAACATCGTCTGACAGTGTGTGTCTTGTGTCGGGACGGAAAGGTAACGACGAGCGGAGACAGAGACAAAACAGGGACGGTGATAGGGATCAGGCTGAAAGACTGAGCATCGGTAAAACAATCTCTTTCGTTCCAGGTACGAAGATGAAATCAACAAGCGGACGGAAATGGAAAATGAGTTTGTCCTGGTCAAGAAGGTGACTTTTATAACGATGCGCGGTACAGATCTCCGTTTGCGGCGACTTTTGCTCACTTTCATCAATGCATTCCCTCCCTCTGCTCTTTAGGATGTTGATGACTCGTACATGAGCAAAGTGGAGCTGGAAGCTAAACTGGAAGGTCTGACAGATGAAATCGATTTCCTGCGGTCTATCTATGAAGAGGTAAACACGTGGCAATGGTCGGGCTGTTATCGTTTTCTGATCTGCTTTCCATTCGAGTCTCATGCAATGTAGCCCGAATGGTTTTCAATCACCTTGCAATCTTCATCCGCCTCCCCGCCCCCGCCCACATGTAGGAAATCCGGGAGCTGCAAGCCCAGATACAGAACACATGTGTCAATGTGCAATTGGAGGGCGGTCCGAAATTCGATGTCGAGGAGCTCCTCGCCAATGCCAGGAGGCAGTACGAAGCCTGCGCCCAGCAGAGCCGTGAGGAAGCGGAAACTTGGAAACAAACCAAGGTGAAGATTACGTGTCGCTGTCGCGTTCTTATCCAGCGGGCTGCAAAGTGAACTGTGGGACTAACGTGTTCCCAATGTCTGTTTGCAGATGCAGGAACTGGCCATGGCGTCTGGACAATGTGGCGATGATCTCAatatgctgaagtcagagattaAACAGTCGACAGATCAAATCCGGAAACTGAAAGCATCCATCGATGCCCTGAAAAAGGAGGTAGGCAAAGGTGTGAAAGCGAACAGGGTATGGGAAACGGTTGTAAATATCTGTACGTCTCTTTtactctctctgtcttacctctctGTCCGACATTATTATCGGGAAGGCAATAAGGGGATAGGATCAGCTCAGCTGGGTTCTTTTCTGAACGCGTGGGGGGTCTGACTGCTGTCCTTTCCGATTGGAATCAGTGGCTGGCCAGTCACGCCGCCCTCCGCAAATCATTGCGCGGGGCGGGAGCGTTTTGCCTCGGTGTCGTTCTGAACACTGAGCTGACCCCAGTAAATACTGAAGAAACTGGCCGAATGAATATTTATGTTCCTCAGCGTCTGAAACTGGAAGATGCAATCCGAGAAGCAGAGGAACGCGGCGAGAATTCTCTGAAAGACTCTCGGATGAGGATTAGCGAACTGGAAGAGGCCATCTTGAGAGCCGGGCAAGAGCTTTCCAAACAAGCCAGGGAGTACGAACAGCTGGTGGGCATCAAGCTTGCACTGGACATTGAAATTGGGACCtacaagaaaatgctggagggaGAGGAGGCAAGGTAAGATCAGGGCCAGTCGCTAATCGCAGCCATCACATTGAGTCCCGTGCTGGCAAATTGCAGTCCGTCCTTGCAGTTGACTGGTAGCTCTGGTCTCTGAGAATGGAatggactgcaggcactgggagtGACAATCACTTCATTATCTACATGTCCCGGGTAAAGGTCAGCTGTCCCGTTCCTCACGCTCCCATGGCCTGCTGGCCCCTGCTGCCTGTGACAGCAGCACCTAAAGATTGGGCACTTTGCCTGAGGCGAAGGAAGCTGACAGTGCCCTTTCAGAAGTGCATCCCAGCAGATGTCAGAGTCTCTGGGTGAGGGAGGAACTTGGGAAAACGGAGTGAAAGGGTGACTGTGatttcctgcaatttcctgctCCGATCTGAGTGTGTTTCATTTCTCAACAGGATGGCAAGTGGGGTTAAAACCCTCAACATCCAGCAAGTCCAGAGCCAAGGTAAGAGAATTTGAGGTCCAAGTGAAGTGTGATGATTCTTTCTGGTCAGGTTCTGCTCAGCTTCATTCCAATCAGCCATCATCATTTCCCACCTTCAACATCAGATGCTTGTATCATTTGGCCTTGTAAAATGATCGGTAATCACCAGCCCTTGCCAGCCTACTTCACATCCCTGATTGACATCACCCAACCAGCTTTCAGTTCATGAGGCTCCAATTCTAGGAATTCCTTCTGTCAGCATTTCCTTCATTCTCCTTCCCAGTCGCCTCCTTCAAGGGCTAGATTTTCCGCATGCTTTTTCTCATCGTCCTGATGGATTTTAGGGTGTCAAATTGTTTCTTGGAGAAAGCGGCTGCAAAACATCTTGGGCTGTCGTACTTTGCGAAAGATACAACACAAATTGAGTTACTTTATCATTTTGCAATTATACTTTCAATTGTAGCAACAAGATtacaagaaattttttttttctctctctctctctctgcccctttgACAGGTGGTTTGCAGCAAGGCTTGGGTTGGGGATCTGGATCATCTTCCTATGAGACCTCACTCAGTTCAAGTGGCTCTTACGCGAGCAACAGAGCGACGGTGGGTGGACGAACCACGTATGAGGTGTCGAGCACAGGACTCAGTCAACAAGGGATCATTTGAAACCATCAGTGCCTCCCAGCCGTTCATTGTCAGAGGTTAtactttccctcagtactgtttTTAGAGCGGTGGTTGACATCTTTATATTCACTTCATGTCTGCTACTCGGAATGACTGCATTAACCTGTTCACGTTTCATACTTAAATGACATGAAGTCTACAGCGACATCTTCATCAGTTGACAAAATAAAGTAAACTTTGTGAAAGTTTGGGTttgtgggaaatgcagtcagGACGTTCACACTGTATTTGTTGGTATCTTTAAAATGGGAATTAAAGCAAAGCTTTCGCTGTTGAACTCTGTTTCACTTTGATGTGTAATTTTGTTCGTTGATTTACCTTATGGCATTGCTGTCCGGCTGAATAAACGTGTAAACTGCACAACTCGATTGCTTTTTGAACAGCACAATGTTAAATGAATGAAAAGGACAATGCTCATCCATTGTTGTGTAATTCAAGAAGTGCCCACTCCAATATCGTTACATTTCCACAAGTATGATGACACGTAGAAAGACGTCTTTGTAGTTAGCATGTCGGCACAAATaccccaacactgaaaataagCTGTCAGCCGTGAATGAAACTATTCAGtccaacatcagtgaaaccactGTTGTGAATCTGACCAgattccctcaaaatattttaccaAGTTATCTAGACCTTCACTCGTTCTGATCAGAAATGTAAATATAATGTGTGTCCCAAATGAACTACGACTCATCAAACCACATGATGTTAAGCTCTACTTAAAATACAACCAAGGAAGGAAGCATTTGGAATAACAACTGTATTGGAAATCTTCATAGAAGAATAAATACAGTAATTATGACTTACTTCCTGTGCCAATACAGAAGCATCCCATAAGCAACATCCATTGGGTAAAGGGAAAATTCAGGCACAGATTCTCACACACATTTCTCCAGTCTAGGAGGGAAATATCACCCGGAGAAAATACAAAGAAAGTAGCGACCCGGAGGCATTCACTCAAGCTCCCAACTCTGTTGAGACTCCAACAGCTTCTGATGCTGCATGAAAAAGTCCCGAAAtctatagacaatagacaatagctACTGGAatcggccattcggcccttcgagccagcacccccattcgttatgatcatggctgatcatccacagtcagtatcctgttcctgccttctccccataaccctggattccactgtctttaagaactaatatctatctctttcttgaaagcatccagagagttggcctccactgcct is a genomic window of Stegostoma tigrinum isolate sSteTig4 chromosome X, sSteTig4.hap1, whole genome shotgun sequence containing:
- the LOC132207522 gene encoding keratin, type II cytoskeletal 8-like, which gives rise to MTSKIISSTTSSTSRSSRSRGGGPIGGAAGFSTGLILSGSGGGVRGPRSSQSVILRPTQSVSSARISRGSALGSSKYGGGGGSSFSRISVGAAGLGSMGYRGYGGGMSQGLIQRTAALDLSTPLPQIDTTQRAIRVEESKQLQGLNNQFADFVGKVRYLERINTELNIKLKLLQDQGEYKSNIESMFQVYIDNLKKQLEALGQEKLRFEADLVQMQALVEDYKGKYEDEINKRTEMENEFVLVKKDVDDSYMSKVELEAKLEGLTDEIDFLRSIYEEEIRELQAQIQNTCVNVQLEGGPKFDVEELLANARRQYEACAQQSREEAETWKQTKMQELAMASGQCGDDLNMLKSEIKQSTDQIRKLKASIDALKKERLKLEDAIREAEERGENSLKDSRMRISELEEAILRAGQELSKQAREYEQLVGIKLALDIEIGTYKKMLEGEEARMASGVKTLNIQQVQSQGGLQQGLGWGSGSSSYETSLSSSGSYASNRATVGGRTTYEVSSTGLSQQGII